ACGCGTTCTTCCGCGAGTGCCGGCGCGTGCTTCGTCCAGACGGCCGGGTCTTGATCGCGACCGCGAACAAGGACCTCAGCGATTTCAGCCCGAGTCCGCACAGCCATCGCTACTTCGGCGCGGGCGAACTCGCGCACGCCCTCGAGTCGAACGGCTTCTCGCCCACGATGTTCGGGCACCTCTCCGTGCGCGACGTCACCCTGCGCCAGAAGGTCCTCCGCCCAATCAAGCGAATCGTCGTGGGTCTTGGGCTCATGCCGAGAACGATGCGCGGCAAGCGCCTTCTAAAGCGGCTCGTGTTCGGGAAACCGGTGGTCATGCCCCGGGAGATCGCTCCGGAGGTACGCTTGAGCGTTCCGCCAACTCCGATCGCCTGCGACCGCCCGGATTTCGAACACAAGGTGATCTACGCCGTTGGTACGCTGCGAAACTCGCGCTGACGCTGTCGGGAACATCAGTCGGCTATTGGAGGGGGGCAAATGCCGGAAGGTCGCTCGGTCCCGTTCTTCAACTACCAGGCTCTCTTCACGGCCCAAGAGCCCGAGATCATGGCCGTCGTTCGCGACGTCTTGAGCCGCGGCGCGTACATCCTCCAGAGCGACCTCGTTGAGTTCGAGGCGAACCTCGCCGCGTACCTCAACGTGCGCCACGCGTTCGGCGTCGCCGACGGCACGAACGCATTGAAGCTCGCGCTACTCGCGATCGACTGCGGCCCCGGTGACGAAGTGATCGTTCCCGCGCACACGTACATCGCGAGCGCAGCAGCCGTTCACTTCGTCGGAGCCACGCCGGTCCTCTGCGAGTGCGGGCCCGACCACATGATCGACGTCGAGTCTGCGCGCAGGCTCGTCAGCAAGCGAGCGAAAGCACTCATGCCCGTCCAGCTCAATGGCCGCACGGCGAACATGGAGGCGGTGCTTCTCCTTGCGCGCGAGCAGGGTCTGCACGTAGTCGAGGACGCCGCGCAAGCGCTGGGCTCGCGCTTCGATGGCCAAGCGGCAGGCACCTTCGGCGCGGCGGGAACCTTCAGCTTCTATCCCGCGAAAGTGCTGGGCTGCTTCGGCGACGGCGGGGCGGTCGTCACGAACGATGACGCGATCGCGGAGCGGATCTCGCTGCTCCGCGATCACGGGCGAAATCGCGATGGCGAGGTGGTTGCGTGGGGTACGAACTGCCGCCTCGACAATCTGCAAGCCGCGGTGCTGAATCTCAAGCTCGCGAGTTTCGATGCCGCGCTCGAACGCCGCCGCGAAATCGCGCGCCGCTACGACGAGGGACTGCGCGACCTCGCGCAGCTCCGCGTGCCGCCCCCGCCGAACGCCGATCCGCGTCACCACGACATCTTCCAGAACTACGAGATCGAAGCCGAGCAGCGCGATCAGTTGAAGAAGTACCTCGAAGGTTGCGGCGTTCGCACGATCGTCCAGTTCGGCGGGAAGGCGGTGCATCAGTTCGCGGGTTTGGGTTTCACGGGCGTGCAGCTTCCCAAAACCGAGGAGATGTACCGGCGCCTGCTGCTGCTGCCGATGAATACGACGCTCTGCGATGACGACGTGAGCTACGTGGTCGAGTCGGTGCGGGCCTTCTATCGCGGGCGAGCCTGATGGCCGCGAAGCCTACGCGGCCGTCGGAACTGGGCGGCCTCGCGGATCCGGCGGAGTTCACCGCTCCGATCGCGATCGACGGAGTCGAACCCGAAACGCTGCGTGGTTACCTGCGCTCGATGCTGAAGATCCGAATCGTCGAGGAGGTCGTCGGCGAGCTGGTGGAGCGCGGGCTCGCCCGAGCGCCGTGTCACTTGGGAATCGGGCAGGAAGCCGTCGCGGTCGGAGTCTCTGCGCAGCTCGAGGCGACTGATCGGGTGTTTGGCGGACACCGCTCGCATGCGCACTACCTGGCCTTGGGGGGCGATGTCTATCGCCTGCTCGCCGAGATCCTGGGCAAGGAGGACGGCACGTCGAAGGGCATGGGCGGCTCGATGCACCTGCTCGGGCGCGAAGTCGGTTTTCACGGGAGCGTTCCCCTCGTGGGCGCCACGATTCCGATCGCTGTCGGCGCAGGGCTCGCCTGCAAGATGGATGGGCGCGGCGCGATTGCCGTGAGCTACTTCGGAGACGGAGCTGCTGAGGAGGGGGTCTTCCACGAGTCGATGAATCTCGCCGCGGTGCTCCAGCTGCCAGTGCTCTTCGTGTGTGAGAACAACCTCTACTCGAGTCATCTCGACATCGGCGTTCGGCAGCCGAGCGATCGCGTCGCCCGCTATGGCGAAGCCCATCGCATCTCGAGCGTGACGGTCGATGGCAACGATGTTGTCGCGGTCGAGAGTGCGGCTAGCGAACTGATCGGCGCCGCGCGGCGTGGCGACGGCCCGGCATTGCTCGAGGCCGTCACGTATCGGCACCGGGGCCACGTGGGTCCGCGCGAGGACGTCGACGTCGGAATTCGGCGCAGCCAGTCGGAGATTCAAGCGTGGAAGGGGCGCGATCCCATTGCACGCGTCGCGAATGCAATGCAGGGGCATGAGCTTCTCGATGAGCCGGCGCTGCACGCAATCGAGGCGAACCTGCGCGAGGAGATCGCCGCGGCTTGCCAACGCGCCGAGGCCGCGTCGTACCCCGCCGACTCCGCTCTGCTCGATCGCGTCTTTGCGGAGACCAGCGCGTGAGCGCATCCGAGACGAACTACGGATCGGCGATTCGCGCGGGCTTCGAGTACCTGCTCAGCAGCTACCCGAAGGTCTTCGCGATCGGCCAGGGACTTTGGAGCCCTTGGTACGTCGGAAACTCGATGACGGACCTCGATCGGAAGTTCGGTCGCGATCGAATCATCGACACGCCCGTGTCCGAACTCGCGTGCACAGGGGCCGCGATTGGGGCATCGCTTTGCGGTTATCGGCCCATCGTGGTGCACCCGCGCATGGACTTCATGCTGCTCGCGGTGGACCAAATCGTGAACCAAGCAGCGAAGTGGTCCCACATGCTGGGAGGGCAAGTGTCCCCGGCAGTGACCGTGCGGGCGATCATCAACCGCGGTGGCGAACAGGGTGCCCAGCACTCGCAGTCCTTACACGCTTGGTTCGCTCACATCCCAGGGCTTCGCGTCGTGATGCCATCGACGCCCACAGACGCGCGAGATCTACTGATCGCGTCGGTGCTCTGTGACGACCCGGTCCTATACATCGACGACCGCTGGCTGTACGAGCGCTCCGAAGTCCTCGCGCCGCCCCGCGAGCTCGCGCTGCGCGATCAGCGCTGCGCGATTCGTCGCAGCGGTCGCGACGTCACGTTGGTCGGCGCGGGCTACTCCGCGTTCTTGTGCGAACAGGCGGCTGATCAACTCAGCGCGCAGGGCGTCGACTGCGAGGTGATCGATCCCCGCGTCATCAACCCCCTCGACGAAGCGACGATCCTCGCCTCCGTCAATCGCACACGCGCGCTTTGCGTCGTCGATGGTGGTTGGCGGAACTCCGGTTTCGCAGGCGAGGTCCTGGCGCTCACCGCGGAAGCGCTCGAGCTCGGCACGCTGCGCGTGCCGCCCATTCGGATCACGCTCCCCGATGCCCCGGCTCCCACCAGCAAGACTCTGGAAGCCATCTACTACCCGACGGTCGAGTCGATCGTGGCGGCGGTTGCGAATCAGCTGCGGTGAGGATGGAAATGAAGCGCCTGATCGACGTTTCTGTCTCTCTGCTCGGCCTGATCGCCGCGTCGCCTCTCCTGCTGCCGGTGATGTTCCTGATCTGGCTTCAAGACCGACACTCACCGCTGTACATCGCACCTCGGACCGGACTCGCCGAGCAGCCGTTCTCGATGGTCAAGCTGCGCTCGATGCGCGTGTGGGCAGACAAGACGGGCGTCGACTCGACGGCGTCGAACGACCAGCGCATCACCCCGATCGGCGCGTTCGTTCGCCGTTACAAGCTCGATGAGCTGATGCAGCTGTGGAACGTGCTGAGGGGTGACATGAGCCTGGTAGGGCCGCGCCCCAACGTCGAGCGTGAGACGCGCCTGTACACCGCAGAGGAGAAGCGTCTTCTTCGCGTACGGCCCGGCATTACCGATTTTGCTTCGATCGTGTTCGCTGATGAAGGTTCGATTCTCGAGGGACGCCCGGACCCCGACCTCGCGTACAACCAACTGATTCGCCCTTGGAAGAGCCGCCTGGGGCTCTTCTACATCGATCATCGCAGCACCAGCTTGGATCTCTTGCTGATCGGGCTGACCGCGGTTTCCTTCGCCTCGAGGAGCGCGGCGTTGCGAGCGGTCGCTAGCCGGCTTAACGCGCTAGACGCACCCGAGGAACTCGCGCGGGTCGCTCGGCGCGAGCAACCCCTCGTCGCGGCACCGCCGCCTGGGTCGCGCGAGATCGTTACGGCGCGCGCCTGAAGGACAGCGTGAGAGTCAGGGTGTACGAGAATGAGAGGATCAGTCCTAGCCGCGGCAAGCGCCCAAGCACGCAAGTCGTTCATCGCGCTAGCGATGCTCGCGGTGTGTCCCGCGGCTCTCGCCGAACCCCACATCGCCCTCGACTCGCCGCTTTGGCGCCTCGAGTCCGACGACGACGGAGTTCGCCTCTACTCGAGCCGCGTCGAGGGCACGGACATCGTGCCGTTCAAAGCAGTGATGAGCATCCCCGCGAGCATCGAGGAAGTGGCCGCGGTGCTCGAGGACATGCCGCGCCGCAGCGAATGGGTCGCGCGTTTCGGTGGAAGCGTGCTTCTCGAACGTTGGGGCGACTACGACCGAACCGAGTACGTGCGAATGCGCATGCCATGGCCGCTCTCCGACCGCACGGCCCGCGTGAGGGTCTTGGTGAGCGTCTCTCGGCACCGCAACGTCGTCTCGATCGTCGGTCGTTCCGTGCGCGCGCGCGGTCGTCCCGATCTTCCCGAGTTCGTTCTCGCTGAGGTCTATGAGAGCACCTTCCAGATGGCGAGGCGCGCTGGTTCGACTGAAGTGACAGCCCTCGCCTTCGTGGATCCCCGCGGAAATCTCCCGAAGTGGGTCGTAAACCTCTTCACGGGCAGAGAAGCGCGACGCACCCTCGTTGGCTTGCGGCGGCAGGTGGACCGCAACCTCTACGGGCCGGCGGTTCTCGGAGAAATCCGGGCGCGAATCCACCGCTTCGAAGAGGGAGCGGCCCAACCACACTGACGGCCCCGATCCGTCCTCGCGCCCCGCGAGTCGCGCGAACCCGCCCGCCGAACGCATCACGACGAGCGTGTCGCTCGAGCTCTGACGAGCGGCCAGGCGAGCGCGGCAGCGACGATCGCGACCGCAGTCGCCGCGAGCGCGGAACGCGACGACCCCGCAATCACGACGACGCAGAACGCACCGCCGATCACGGCGAGCGCGACGTCCGAGCGCTCGCCGCGAAGCAGCGCGCCCACGCAGGCGCCGGCGTAGGTGAGCAGCGCGAACAGCGTCGACGCTTCGATCAGGATTCCGAACTGCTCGCCGAGCGTGGGTGAAACGGTGAGCGCGATCGCGAGCGTGCCGATCACGCCCGCCGCGACGAGCCCGAGCGCTGGCGTGTCGCCGCTGCGCACGCGCGCGAACGCGGCGGGCAGGAGGCCGCGCTCGGCAGCGGCCTGGCTCACTTGCGCCGTGAGCAGCACCCAGCCCGCGAGCGTCCCTAACGCCTTCAGCAGCGCGAACGCCGCGATCACCGGCCCCGCGGACTCGCCGAGCGTGCGCGCTGCTGCGAGTGCGAACGGAGCGGAGGATGCCGCCAGTTGATCGGCGGGCACGAGGCCAGTCATCACCGTGCTGGCCGAGATGTAGACGAGCGCGGCGAAGGCGACGCCCGCGAGCGTCGCGATCGGGACGTTGCGCCGCGGGTCATCCACGACGGCTGCCGCGACGCACGCGCTCTCGAGCCCGGTGAAGGCCCAGAACACCAGCACGAGCGCGCTCGGAATCGTGGCCGCGACGCTCGCTCCGCCCGGATTCCACGAGTCGCGGAACAAGTCCACGTCGAAGGCGAGCCAGCCCGCGGTGGCGATCAACAGGAGCGGCACGAGGCCGGCGATCAGTAGCAGCCCGTCGAGTTGGCCCACAAAGCGCGGGCTCACGAAGTTCGCGAGTGCGAGCAGCCAGAGCAGCGCGATCGCCGCGAGCGGAATCGCGGCGCCCGTCAGGCCGGGAACGAGCGCGCCGAGATAGCCCGCAGCGGCGGTCGCGATCGCGACGTTCCCGATCAAGCAGGCGGCCCAATAACAAATCGTCGCCTGGAAGCCCGCGAACGGACCGACATCGGCGAACACGTAGCTCGCCGGTCCGCCCGCGAGCGGATGGCGATCGGCGAGGCGGCCGAAGAGCAGCGCGAGCACGAGCGCTCCGAATGCCGCGAACAGCCAGCCGATCAGCGCGACGCCGCCGACGCTCGCGAGCGTCGCGGGCAAGAGGAAGATGCCGGAGCCGATCATGTTGCCCGCGACGAGGCCAGTCGCGAGCACGACGCCGAGCTTGCGCTTGCCGTGCACCTAATGACTCGCGCGCGGTCGCGAAGACCAGCCGGGCGGCGGCTGCGCGAGCTCGCGGCTCTCGGGAATCAGCGTGCGCATGCGCGAGCCGAACCTGCGCAGCGCGACCTCACCGCGCGCGAGCGGCCCCGCGCTGAAGCTCGACGACGCCATGCCTGCCTGCACGCGTTCGATCAGATCCTTGTCCTCGATGCTCACGCGCCGGTTGACGCGCCAGTTGAGATACCGCGCGGCGCGCATCTCGCGGCGCTCGTCGGGCAGCGCGTAGGCGATCTCGCGAATCAGCGTCTCGGTCGGCGAGAGCGGAATCCACTGCATGAAGTCGACCTGATCGGGGTAGACGTCGAACGCGAAGTTCGGCCACAGCTTGAAGTAGACCCAGCGCCGCTGCGCCTCGCGCGCGAGGCCGGGCACTTCGGGCAAGAACGCCTGATAAGCGCGCTCCGACCAGTTCGCGGACGGCTCCTTCTGCAGCGCGCCCTCCATGCGATCGATCCACTCGCGCGAGTCGACGCGATAGGTGCTCGCGAACAGGCGCGTGAGCCCGGGGTGCGCGACGGAGATGTGCAGGCCGTCGGAGTAGTTGTCGCCCACGTTCTTCCAGTTCACCGCGCGCGGTCGCAAGCGCACGGCGCCGAGCGGCCGGAGCTCCTCGAAGCGGTACCGCGCGATCTCGCTCGCGAACGGCGCCAGCATCTCGGCGACGCTCGGGCCGCCGCTCGAGAGGCGCACGAACACGAAGCCGGCGCACACTTCGCTGTCGACCGGCGCGAGCCCGTTCTTCGCGAAGTCGAGCGAGGGGTAGTCGCTGCGATTGGGAACGCCGGCGAGCCGGCCGTCGAGCTCATACGCCCAGGCGTGATACGGGCACACGATGCGGCGGCAGCTGCCGCTCGCGCCGTCGAGCAGGCGCGCGCCGCGGTGCCGGCACACGTTGTGGAAGCCGCGCACGGCGCCATCTGCGCCGCGCACGACGAACAGCAGCTCCCCTGAGAACTCGAAGGTGTGGAAGTCGCCGGGCCTCGGGACGTCGCTCACGTGGCACACGACCTGCCACGACGGCCGGAACACGCGCTCGCGCTCGAGCGCGAGGAACTCCGGATCGCGGTAGATCCAGGAGGGAAGGCCGAAGTCGTCGCAGTTCGCAGTCGTCACGCGCGGCGCCTTCGCAGCTCGAAGCCCACGAGCATGATGCACACGCTCGCGACGCCGAAGCCGAGCGGCGCGCGCTGCTCGGGAATCAGCGCCATCGCCGCCACGATCGCGAGCATCCCGCCGATCGCGAGCCGCGTGAGATGCGGATACGCCCACATCTTCACGCGCAGCTTCTCGGGCGCCTCGCGTTCGAGGCGCGCGCGCAGGCGCAGCTGCGAGAACGCGATCGCGACGTAGACGAAGATCGCGACGGTGCCGTACGAGTCGACGAGGAACTTGAAGACGCGATCGGGCGAGACGTAGCTCATCAGCACCGCGACGTAGCCGAACGCGCTGCCGGCGAGGATCGCGGGCGCGGGCACGCCGCGCGCATCGAGCTGCGCGAACACGCGCGGCGCGTCGCCGCGTCGCGCGAGCGCCATCAGCATGCGCGACGACGCGTAGAGCCCGGAGCTCAGCGCCGAGAGCACGGCGGTGAGGATCACCGCGTTCATCAGATGCGCCGCGGCGGGAACGCCGAGCTCTTCGAGAGCGCTCACGTACGGGCGTGCGATGCCCGCGTCGTTCCACGGCAGGATCGTGACGACGAGGAAGATCGAGCCGATGTAGAACACGAGCACGCGCGAGATCACCGACTGCACCGCGCTCGCGACCGCGCGCTCCGGCGCCGCGCTCTCGGCCGCCGCGATGGTGACGAGCTCCGCGCCGAAGTAGAAGCCGGTCGCCGCGACGGCGCCTGTTAGGACCGGCGCGATGCCGTTGGGAAAGAAGCCGCCGTGCGCGGTGAGATTCCCGAAGCCGCCGCCCGCGCCGGGCCAGAGGCCGAGCGCCCACGCCGCTCCCGCGATCAGGAACGCGACGATCGCGGCCACCTTGATCGACGCGAACCAGAACTCCGTCTCGCCCCACGTGCGCACCGAGAGCAGGTTGAGCGCCATGAACAGCGCCGTGAGCGAGAGCGTGAAGACCCACGGCGCGACTCCGGGGAACCACACCCGTAACAAGTCTGCGCCTGCGACCGCTTCGAGCGCGACCACGATCACCCAGAAGTACCAGTACATGAAGCCCGTGAGGAAGCCCGCGCGTTCGCCGAGCGCGAGCCGCGCGTACTCGTAGAAGCCGCCGATCGCGGGGAACGCGACGGCCATCTCGCCGAGCATGCGCATCACCAGCACGACGAGCGCGCCCGTGATCGCGAACGACAGCACCGCCGCGGGGCCGGCGGCTTTCACGACGACGCCGCTGCCGACGAAGAGCCCGGCGCCGATCACGCCGCCGAGCGCGATCATCTGCATGTGCCGGCTCTGCAGCGTGCGGCGGAGAGCGGGGACGGGCTCAGGCGCCGCCAATGGTGCCCTCGGTCACCAGGTACTTTTCGCGGACCGCGGCGAAGTGAAGTCGGACTCGCGCAGACTGTTTTTCCGCTGTCTCTACGCGCGCCAGGACGTCTTCGACGAAGTGAACGCGAACGCGATCCAGGGCAGGAGGTAGGAGCGCGTTCTGCAAGCGCTCCAGCGGCGCTTGGAGCGAATCGTTCGCGCGGGGAAGCAGGAAAAC
The DNA window shown above is from Deltaproteobacteria bacterium and carries:
- a CDS encoding aromatic ring-hydroxylating dioxygenase subunit alpha produces the protein MTTANCDDFGLPSWIYRDPEFLALERERVFRPSWQVVCHVSDVPRPGDFHTFEFSGELLFVVRGADGAVRGFHNVCRHRGARLLDGASGSCRRIVCPYHAWAYELDGRLAGVPNRSDYPSLDFAKNGLAPVDSEVCAGFVFVRLSSGGPSVAEMLAPFASEIARYRFEELRPLGAVRLRPRAVNWKNVGDNYSDGLHISVAHPGLTRLFASTYRVDSREWIDRMEGALQKEPSANWSERAYQAFLPEVPGLAREAQRRWVYFKLWPNFAFDVYPDQVDFMQWIPLSPTETLIREIAYALPDERREMRAARYLNWRVNRRVSIEDKDLIERVQAGMASSSFSAGPLARGEVALRRFGSRMRTLIPESRELAQPPPGWSSRPRASH
- a CDS encoding sugar transferase is translated as MKRLIDVSVSLLGLIAASPLLLPVMFLIWLQDRHSPLYIAPRTGLAEQPFSMVKLRSMRVWADKTGVDSTASNDQRITPIGAFVRRYKLDELMQLWNVLRGDMSLVGPRPNVERETRLYTAEEKRLLRVRPGITDFASIVFADEGSILEGRPDPDLAYNQLIRPWKSRLGLFYIDHRSTSLDLLLIGLTAVSFASRSAALRAVASRLNALDAPEELARVARREQPLVAAPPPGSREIVTARA
- a CDS encoding amino acid permease translates to MQMIALGGVIGAGLFVGSGVVVKAAGPAAVLSFAITGALVVLVMRMLGEMAVAFPAIGGFYEYARLALGERAGFLTGFMYWYFWVIVVALEAVAGADLLRVWFPGVAPWVFTLSLTALFMALNLLSVRTWGETEFWFASIKVAAIVAFLIAGAAWALGLWPGAGGGFGNLTAHGGFFPNGIAPVLTGAVAATGFYFGAELVTIAAAESAAPERAVASAVQSVISRVLVFYIGSIFLVVTILPWNDAGIARPYVSALEELGVPAAAHLMNAVILTAVLSALSSGLYASSRMLMALARRGDAPRVFAQLDARGVPAPAILAGSAFGYVAVLMSYVSPDRVFKFLVDSYGTVAIFVYVAIAFSQLRLRARLEREAPEKLRVKMWAYPHLTRLAIGGMLAIVAAMALIPEQRAPLGFGVASVCIMLVGFELRRRRA
- a CDS encoding amino acid permease, which translates into the protein MHGKRKLGVVLATGLVAGNMIGSGIFLLPATLASVGGVALIGWLFAAFGALVLALLFGRLADRHPLAGGPASYVFADVGPFAGFQATICYWAACLIGNVAIATAAAGYLGALVPGLTGAAIPLAAIALLWLLALANFVSPRFVGQLDGLLLIAGLVPLLLIATAGWLAFDVDLFRDSWNPGGASVAATIPSALVLVFWAFTGLESACVAAAVVDDPRRNVPIATLAGVAFAALVYISASTVMTGLVPADQLAASSAPFALAAARTLGESAGPVIAAFALLKALGTLAGWVLLTAQVSQAAAERGLLPAAFARVRSGDTPALGLVAAGVIGTLAIALTVSPTLGEQFGILIEASTLFALLTYAGACVGALLRGERSDVALAVIGGAFCVVVIAGSSRSALAATAVAIVAAALAWPLVRARATRSS
- a CDS encoding alpha-ketoacid dehydrogenase subunit beta, with the translated sequence MSASETNYGSAIRAGFEYLLSSYPKVFAIGQGLWSPWYVGNSMTDLDRKFGRDRIIDTPVSELACTGAAIGASLCGYRPIVVHPRMDFMLLAVDQIVNQAAKWSHMLGGQVSPAVTVRAIINRGGEQGAQHSQSLHAWFAHIPGLRVVMPSTPTDARDLLIASVLCDDPVLYIDDRWLYERSEVLAPPRELALRDQRCAIRRSGRDVTLVGAGYSAFLCEQAADQLSAQGVDCEVIDPRVINPLDEATILASVNRTRALCVVDGGWRNSGFAGEVLALTAEALELGTLRVPPIRITLPDAPAPTSKTLEAIYYPTVESIVAAVANQLR
- a CDS encoding thiamine pyrophosphate-dependent dehydrogenase E1 component subunit alpha; translated protein: MAAKPTRPSELGGLADPAEFTAPIAIDGVEPETLRGYLRSMLKIRIVEEVVGELVERGLARAPCHLGIGQEAVAVGVSAQLEATDRVFGGHRSHAHYLALGGDVYRLLAEILGKEDGTSKGMGGSMHLLGREVGFHGSVPLVGATIPIAVGAGLACKMDGRGAIAVSYFGDGAAEEGVFHESMNLAAVLQLPVLFVCENNLYSSHLDIGVRQPSDRVARYGEAHRISSVTVDGNDVVAVESAASELIGAARRGDGPALLEAVTYRHRGHVGPREDVDVGIRRSQSEIQAWKGRDPIARVANAMQGHELLDEPALHAIEANLREEIAAACQRAEAASYPADSALLDRVFAETSA
- a CDS encoding DegT/DnrJ/EryC1/StrS family aminotransferase, translated to MPEGRSVPFFNYQALFTAQEPEIMAVVRDVLSRGAYILQSDLVEFEANLAAYLNVRHAFGVADGTNALKLALLAIDCGPGDEVIVPAHTYIASAAAVHFVGATPVLCECGPDHMIDVESARRLVSKRAKALMPVQLNGRTANMEAVLLLAREQGLHVVEDAAQALGSRFDGQAAGTFGAAGTFSFYPAKVLGCFGDGGAVVTNDDAIAERISLLRDHGRNRDGEVVAWGTNCRLDNLQAAVLNLKLASFDAALERRREIARRYDEGLRDLAQLRVPPPPNADPRHHDIFQNYEIEAEQRDQLKKYLEGCGVRTIVQFGGKAVHQFAGLGFTGVQLPKTEEMYRRLLLLPMNTTLCDDDVSYVVESVRAFYRGRA